The following are encoded together in the Budorcas taxicolor isolate Tak-1 chromosome 4, Takin1.1, whole genome shotgun sequence genome:
- the RP9 gene encoding retinitis pigmentosa 9 protein yields MSSRPGRDDAGAGGARRPREPPEQELQRRRELKRRRQDAQQLQQLKHLESFYEKPPPGFIKEDETKPEDCIPDVPGNEHAREFLAHAPTKGLWMPLGKEVKVMQCWRCKRYGHRTGDKECPFFIKGNQKLEQFRVAHEDPMYDIIRENKRHEKDIRIQQLKQLLEDSTSDDDGSSSSSSEDKEKHKKKKKKEKHKKKKKEKKKKKKRKHKSSKSNESSDSE; encoded by the exons ATGTCGTCCCGGCCCGGGCGCGACGATGCGGGCGCCGGGGGCGCGCGGCGGCCCCGGGAGCCCCCGGAGCAAGAGCTGCAGCGGCGGCGGGAGCTGAAGCGGCGGCGGCAGGACgcgcagcagctgcagcagctcaaGCACCTGGAATCCTT tTATGAAAAACCTCCTCCTGGGTTTATCAAG GAAGATGAGACTAAGCCAGAAGACTGTATACCAGATGTCCCAGGCAATGAACATGCCAGGGAATTTCTGGCCCACGCACCAACCAAAGGACTCTGGATGCCACTCGGGAAAGAAGTCAAAGTCATGCAGT gTTGGCGCTGTAAACGGTATGGTCACCGAACGGGCGACAAAGAATGCCCTTTCTTTATCAAAGGCAACCAAAAGTTAGAACAGTTCAGAGTA GCACATGAAGATCCCATGTATGACATCATTCGTGAGAATAAAAGACATGAAAAGGATATAAG GATACAACAGTTAAAACAGTTACTGGAGGATTCAACATCAGATGACGATGGGAGCAGCTCCAGTTCTTcagaagataaagagaaacacaagaaaaagaagaagaaagaaaagcataagaagaagaagaaagaaaagaaaaagaagaaaaaacgaAAGCATAAGTCTTCCAAGTCGAATGAGAGTTCAGATTCAGAATGA